One region of bacterium genomic DNA includes:
- a CDS encoding site-2 protease family protein — protein sequence MRRDEVHERVAQIRRLLDDLWLLDTVQAGPGAVILAGQVRVPIPDFEITANGRLLAAGYKDAVIEPVASVTAPWRVMITVPLTRAAEGIPWLNIALFCATVATTILVGGTAFAFWFLAILLFHEFGHFVLARRHRIDASWPYFIPAPNILGTFGALIRLRSPIRDRVGLFDMAVAGPLAGFVVAVIALAVGMSMSTLAPPSGGEGIFLGDSLLFRLFSAIFFPGIGDEQNIMLHPIAFAGWAGLLITMLNLLPIGQLDGGHIAYAIFRRGQRWLALVTMAALAAASFWWPWWLMWVVIGFLVRPEHPPTMHDDVPIGRTRVILGIVALLIFVVSFTPVPFRVTP from the coding sequence ATGAGGCGCGATGAAGTCCATGAACGTGTGGCGCAGATTCGCCGTTTGCTGGATGATCTTTGGTTGCTCGACACCGTGCAGGCCGGGCCGGGGGCGGTGATTCTGGCCGGTCAGGTGCGGGTGCCGATTCCCGATTTCGAGATCACGGCCAACGGGCGGCTTCTGGCGGCCGGGTACAAGGATGCGGTGATCGAACCGGTGGCGTCGGTGACCGCGCCGTGGCGGGTGATGATCACGGTCCCGCTGACGCGCGCCGCCGAAGGGATCCCGTGGCTGAACATTGCGCTGTTTTGCGCGACGGTGGCGACCACGATCCTGGTGGGCGGGACGGCATTCGCGTTCTGGTTTCTGGCCATCCTGCTTTTCCATGAGTTCGGGCACTTTGTGCTGGCGCGCAGACACAGAATCGATGCGTCCTGGCCGTACTTCATTCCCGCGCCCAATATTCTCGGGACCTTCGGCGCTCTCATCCGCTTGCGCTCGCCAATCCGCGACCGGGTGGGGTTGTTCGACATGGCGGTGGCGGGACCGTTGGCGGGATTTGTCGTGGCGGTGATTGCGCTGGCGGTGGGGATGTCGATGTCGACGCTGGCTCCGCCGTCGGGCGGAGAGGGCATCTTCCTCGGGGATTCGCTGCTGTTCCGTCTGTTTTCGGCGATCTTCTTCCCCGGCATCGGCGATGAGCAAAACATCATGTTGCATCCGATCGCCTTTGCCGGGTGGGCGGGGCTATTGATCACGATGCTAAATCTGCTGCCGATCGGGCAGCTGGATGGCGGGCATATCGCGTATGCGATTTTTCGCCGCGGGCAACGGTGGCTGGCGCTGGTGACGATGGCGGCGCTGGCGGCGGCGTCGTTCTGGTGGCCGTGGTGGTTAATGTGGGTGGTGATCGGGTTTCTGGTGCGACCGGAGCATCCGCCAACGATGCATGATGATGTTCCCATCGGACGGACGCGCGTGATCCTTGGCATCGTCGCGCTGCTGATCTTTGTGGTCAGCTTCACACCGGTGCCGTTTCGTGTGACGCCCTAA
- a CDS encoding PQQ-binding-like beta-propeller repeat protein, translating to MHKKLFTAVLALGLLLLTSPSGFALDHPGQPGEPPIKAFGGSGSKTGTPILGASIADPVVTVNAGQNRTVPGTFCDGQYQGPLTYGISNWYFGSEFYAGYQDPQDPARFGAVCSNSPSFDVTAVNTIIGNTAGPFPFTIVMQPLVFAVASPSADPMCTQEPAPVAGGALCAGPSYSITWTGSGFFLINLPFTIECCQSGPYYAAWYSPTFGSGTIRIGTDGGSGAGHHAPGANYCSQWNEYGSGWLDMDQFWEANFGPGFDLTNLTWSEGYTPDDPATHCTPGNCATELYYDPNAAIDAAFGLPSGVGGGRDILGVRLSATGLDTLNAVTFAMNGGSIADKADLLLGIYANDGPPSPCGLPRPAFPGTLLYSEVIPEAAWSPGFFNTWALTTPFVWGTLNGGPVQHVFVTLQVVPGTGTTNGVLGSGPVTGCDPSYYRSIARFQPALNEWRYIGEVSASHRELLFEFDICREELPAVEVDCGAGGPDQWSQFAHDAQQTSASSINVGDPNQVTLSWTQPLPRVSNFTNPSVHNDIVYISSDQEVRAYNLNTGAFIAQLQGAPEMGSSNRGNTTVAYVNALGRDVVFATGGSFNAVSALETNLEASPTIWSKNPGNTPLIHQNRFNTSKVIDIAGTSVLIVCTEPAAGAGAIYALDAATGALYPGWATNPVMLDVGAKHGPAVSGGKLYVGTAIGGSNVAGSLYQIDAATGAIDWNFVGVPGEGWPSGVSVEGDFLYGATKDANNIGYRYKIDKSGVAPSVVWTSSQGTGLYGTPTIGRNFVYFPLDNPNFGILQVNKDLGLAARNFAAENLCGVSLFMVPQIVTLSCDAYLFAGDRNGRWWLFNAQDGGIEWYREFPFITGGEIINGTALATSSLGDSYAVVGIRQLLGLGGRISAYQLNAGSRPRLIQCLHEVTVEVPLNSGSGLTHSEADVFMNIGDQPLNFTALNIADPLPDGVAATIASRNARDFRNGVQAASANLDGYTSYAIDNPTKRQRLAGVTNELVDGEWSATEARMIAANEELLASSSSRDRARSMAAGANIVRTSNVLINGAPVPTSLAAGSNAGLDWTYDGTGLGRGLDDEILEIDMDDPDFNYDGSPTAFFTIHYVGGCADANKRLLFNTSDSTVAGHHLENVYNTGGLSDQHGDDLVWDGDPNDSETNLYDGGFILMADSLAGPAPDGGARIHAEFYDHTDLFVANPAPSTVCGVDKFADVLLGAYRTGGCPGTPVDIHGEILITGFADTNTAATAGTPKAAVGTNIVLTEVGSYDPLYGDFKLIHVAIENRDAVAKNIKFGEFMDWDVTADYNTNVGVASPALNGYFIWDQAAPGNAYGLLSVRQPSLYASVDPTANPLLAARIIDNPLTVYPGPFTNDLNFLYGYVNAQSGFTIEVASPADKSALSVESISLAPSGSAEHAMALFGIDASSNNAATIEAGALGLAKRAARWAGYARGDVNDDGLVDLADVCWLQGGNYIYPAAYSGDVDADGDNDAADIAKLLSFVSGNAGDQPVGAWRF from the coding sequence ATGCACAAAAAACTCTTCACTGCAGTTCTGGCTCTCGGACTGCTGTTGTTGACGTCTCCATCGGGATTTGCCCTTGACCATCCGGGTCAGCCGGGCGAGCCCCCGATCAAGGCGTTTGGCGGCAGCGGGAGCAAAACTGGCACACCGATCCTGGGCGCGTCGATTGCCGACCCGGTGGTGACGGTGAATGCGGGTCAAAACCGCACCGTCCCCGGGACGTTTTGCGACGGCCAGTATCAGGGTCCGCTGACCTACGGGATCAGCAACTGGTACTTCGGCAGCGAATTCTATGCCGGTTACCAGGACCCGCAGGATCCGGCGCGTTTTGGCGCGGTCTGTTCGAACAGCCCCTCGTTCGACGTGACGGCAGTCAACACGATCATCGGCAACACCGCCGGACCGTTCCCGTTTACGATCGTGATGCAGCCGCTGGTGTTCGCCGTGGCATCGCCTTCGGCGGACCCGATGTGCACGCAGGAGCCGGCGCCGGTGGCCGGTGGTGCGTTGTGCGCCGGCCCGTCCTACTCGATCACCTGGACGGGAAGCGGGTTCTTCCTTATCAACCTGCCGTTTACGATTGAGTGCTGCCAGAGCGGTCCGTACTACGCGGCGTGGTACTCTCCGACCTTTGGCTCCGGCACGATCCGTATCGGCACTGACGGCGGTTCGGGCGCCGGCCACCACGCCCCGGGCGCCAACTACTGTTCCCAGTGGAACGAGTATGGCTCGGGCTGGTTGGACATGGATCAGTTCTGGGAAGCCAACTTCGGCCCTGGGTTCGATCTGACGAACCTGACCTGGTCGGAAGGCTACACCCCGGACGATCCGGCGACGCATTGCACGCCGGGCAACTGCGCGACCGAGCTCTATTATGATCCGAACGCAGCGATCGACGCGGCCTTTGGGCTGCCGTCGGGCGTGGGCGGCGGGCGCGACATCCTCGGCGTGCGCCTCTCCGCGACCGGTCTGGACACCCTGAACGCGGTCACGTTTGCCATGAATGGCGGCTCGATCGCCGACAAGGCCGACCTCCTGTTGGGCATCTACGCGAACGATGGTCCGCCATCGCCCTGCGGCCTGCCCCGTCCGGCCTTCCCGGGCACTCTGCTGTATTCGGAAGTGATTCCGGAGGCGGCCTGGTCGCCCGGTTTCTTCAATACCTGGGCGCTGACGACTCCGTTTGTTTGGGGCACGCTCAACGGCGGCCCGGTGCAGCATGTGTTTGTGACGCTGCAGGTAGTTCCGGGAACCGGCACGACCAACGGCGTGCTGGGGTCGGGCCCGGTGACGGGTTGCGATCCGTCGTACTATCGTTCCATCGCCCGCTTCCAGCCGGCGTTGAACGAGTGGCGTTACATCGGCGAAGTGTCGGCGTCGCACCGCGAACTGCTCTTTGAGTTCGACATCTGCCGCGAGGAGTTGCCGGCGGTTGAAGTGGATTGCGGCGCGGGCGGACCGGACCAGTGGTCGCAGTTTGCCCATGATGCGCAGCAGACCTCGGCCTCGTCCATCAATGTGGGCGATCCGAACCAGGTGACGTTGTCCTGGACGCAGCCCCTGCCGCGCGTCTCCAACTTCACCAACCCGAGCGTTCACAACGACATCGTCTACATCTCCTCCGACCAGGAAGTGCGCGCCTACAATCTGAACACGGGCGCCTTCATCGCCCAGTTGCAGGGCGCGCCGGAGATGGGTTCCTCGAACCGCGGCAACACCACCGTGGCCTATGTCAATGCCCTGGGCCGTGATGTCGTGTTTGCCACCGGTGGATCATTCAACGCCGTTTCGGCGTTGGAGACCAACCTCGAGGCCTCGCCGACGATCTGGTCGAAGAACCCGGGGAACACCCCCCTGATCCACCAGAACCGCTTCAACACCTCGAAGGTGATTGACATCGCGGGAACCTCGGTTCTGATCGTTTGCACCGAGCCGGCGGCGGGCGCGGGCGCGATTTATGCGCTCGATGCGGCCACCGGCGCGTTGTATCCGGGCTGGGCGACCAATCCGGTGATGCTGGACGTGGGGGCCAAGCACGGTCCCGCGGTCAGCGGTGGCAAGTTGTATGTGGGCACGGCGATCGGCGGCTCGAACGTGGCCGGTTCGCTGTACCAGATCGATGCCGCAACCGGCGCGATCGACTGGAACTTTGTCGGGGTGCCGGGTGAGGGCTGGCCTTCGGGCGTCTCGGTGGAAGGCGACTTCCTCTACGGCGCGACCAAGGACGCCAACAACATCGGCTACCGTTACAAGATCGACAAGTCCGGCGTGGCGCCGTCCGTGGTGTGGACAAGCTCGCAGGGCACGGGCCTGTATGGCACGCCGACGATCGGCCGCAACTTCGTGTACTTCCCGCTGGACAACCCGAACTTCGGCATCCTGCAGGTGAACAAGGACCTCGGTCTGGCGGCGCGTAACTTCGCGGCCGAGAACCTCTGCGGCGTGTCGCTGTTCATGGTGCCGCAGATTGTCACGCTGTCGTGCGACGCGTACCTGTTCGCCGGCGACCGCAACGGCCGCTGGTGGTTGTTCAATGCCCAAGACGGCGGTATTGAGTGGTACCGTGAGTTCCCGTTCATTACCGGCGGCGAAATCATCAACGGTACTGCGCTGGCGACGTCTTCCCTGGGCGACAGCTACGCCGTGGTGGGCATCCGTCAGTTGCTTGGTCTGGGCGGCCGCATCTCCGCGTATCAGTTGAACGCCGGTTCGCGTCCGCGTCTGATCCAGTGCCTGCATGAGGTGACCGTCGAGGTGCCGCTCAACTCCGGCTCCGGCCTCACGCACAGCGAAGCCGATGTGTTCATGAACATCGGCGACCAGCCGCTGAACTTCACGGCGCTGAACATCGCCGATCCGCTTCCGGACGGCGTGGCGGCGACGATCGCCTCGCGCAATGCGCGCGACTTCCGCAACGGCGTACAGGCCGCCTCGGCGAACCTGGACGGCTACACCAGCTACGCGATCGACAATCCGACCAAGCGTCAGCGCCTGGCGGGTGTGACCAACGAGCTGGTGGACGGCGAGTGGTCGGCGACCGAGGCGCGCATGATCGCGGCCAACGAGGAGCTTCTCGCGTCCTCGTCGAGCCGTGACCGCGCGCGTTCGATGGCGGCCGGCGCCAACATCGTTCGCACGTCGAATGTCCTGATCAACGGCGCGCCCGTGCCGACCTCGCTGGCGGCGGGCAGCAACGCGGGTCTCGACTGGACCTACGACGGCACCGGACTGGGCCGCGGTCTCGATGACGAAATCCTCGAGATCGACATGGACGATCCGGACTTCAACTATGATGGCAGCCCGACGGCGTTTTTCACCATCCACTACGTCGGCGGCTGCGCGGATGCCAACAAGCGCCTGCTGTTCAACACGTCCGATTCCACCGTGGCCGGACACCACCTCGAGAACGTCTACAACACGGGCGGTCTGTCCGACCAGCATGGCGACGACCTGGTGTGGGACGGCGATCCGAACGATTCGGAGACCAACCTCTACGACGGCGGGTTCATCCTGATGGCGGACTCGCTGGCCGGACCGGCTCCGGACGGCGGCGCTCGTATCCATGCCGAGTTCTATGATCACACGGATCTGTTCGTGGCCAACCCGGCCCCGAGCACGGTCTGCGGGGTCGACAAGTTCGCCGATGTGCTTCTGGGCGCCTACCGTACCGGCGGCTGCCCCGGCACGCCGGTGGACATCCACGGCGAAATCCTGATCACCGGCTTCGCCGACACCAACACCGCCGCGACCGCCGGCACTCCGAAGGCCGCAGTCGGCACGAACATCGTCCTGACCGAGGTCGGCTCGTACGATCCTCTGTACGGCGATTTCAAGCTGATCCATGTGGCGATCGAGAACCGGGACGCGGTGGCCAAGAACATCAAGTTCGGCGAGTTCATGGACTGGGATGTCACGGCCGACTACAACACCAACGTCGGCGTGGCTTCACCGGCGCTGAACGGGTATTTCATCTGGGATCAGGCGGCTCCGGGCAACGCGTACGGCTTGTTGAGCGTGCGCCAGCCGTCGCTGTATGCGAGTGTCGATCCGACGGCCAATCCGCTGTTGGCGGCGCGCATTATCGACAACCCGTTGACCGTCTACCCCGGCCCGTTCACCAACGACCTGAACTTCCTGTACGGGTACGTCAACGCCCAGTCGGGCTTCACGATTGAAGTGGCCTCGCCGGCGGACAAATCTGCGCTGTCGGTGGAGAGCATCAGTCTGGCCCCGAGCGGCTCGGCGGAACACGCCATGGCCCTCTTTGGCATCGATGCCAGCTCGAACAACGCGGCGACGATCGAAGCCGGCGCGTTGGGTCTGGCCAAGCGCGCCGCCCGCTGGGCGGGTTACGCGCGCGGCGATGTCAACGATGACGGTCTGGTCGACCTCGCCGACGTCTGCTGGCTGCAGGGCGGCAACTACATCTATCCCGCCGCCTACTCGGGCGACGTGGACGCCGATGGCGACAACGACGCGGCGGATATCGCCAAGTTGCTCTCGTTTGTTTCGGGCAACGCGGGCGATCAGCCGGTCGGCGCCTGGCGGTTCTAG